Proteins co-encoded in one Cytobacillus sp. NJ13 genomic window:
- a CDS encoding Lsa family ABC-F type ribosomal protection protein produces the protein MSMIKVQDLTFSYPGSFDNIFEGVNFQIDTDWKLGFIGRNGRGKTTFFNLLLGNYEYSGTIISSVEFNYFPYPVSDKNKYTHEILEEICPQAEDWEFFREISYLNVDAEVMYRTFKTLSNGEQTKVLLAALFLNEGQFLLIDEPTNHLDTDARKVVSDYLRKKKGFILISHDRIFLDGCVDHILSINRANIEIQSGNYSSWKLNFDRQQEHEEAANQRLQKDIGRLKQSSKRSAGWSNQVEASKNGTTNSGSKLDKGFVGHKAAKMMKRAKNLESRQQKAIEEKSKLLKNVEKTESLKLEPFEFQSNELISLADVSVKYDGQIVNKPISFKVEQGDRIVLDGKNGSGKSSILKLILGTLIQHTGSITAGSGLTISYVQQDTSNLKGLLSDFIEEHKIDETLFKSILRKMDFDRIQFEKDISHYSGGQKKKLLIAKSLCEKAHLYIWDEPLNFIDIYSRMQIEELIQRFNPTMVIVEHDQAFQQTVATKIISMQ, from the coding sequence ATGTCGATGATAAAGGTTCAAGACTTAACTTTTTCTTATCCAGGCAGCTTTGACAATATTTTTGAAGGTGTAAACTTTCAAATAGATACGGATTGGAAACTTGGATTTATTGGCAGGAATGGACGCGGTAAAACAACATTCTTTAATTTATTATTAGGAAATTATGAGTATAGCGGGACAATCATCTCTTCGGTAGAATTTAATTATTTCCCTTATCCCGTTTCGGATAAAAATAAGTATACCCATGAAATCTTAGAAGAGATTTGCCCACAGGCTGAAGATTGGGAATTTTTTCGTGAAATATCCTATCTAAATGTTGATGCAGAGGTCATGTACCGCACATTTAAAACATTATCAAATGGAGAACAAACAAAGGTATTGCTTGCTGCACTATTTTTGAATGAGGGCCAATTTCTTTTGATAGATGAGCCAACCAATCATCTGGATACTGATGCACGAAAGGTGGTCTCTGATTATCTAAGGAAGAAAAAAGGGTTTATTTTAATTTCACATGATAGAATCTTTTTGGATGGATGCGTTGACCATATTTTATCTATAAATAGAGCAAATATTGAAATACAGAGTGGTAACTATTCTTCATGGAAGCTAAATTTTGATCGGCAGCAAGAACACGAAGAGGCAGCAAATCAGCGTTTGCAGAAAGACATTGGGAGATTAAAGCAATCTTCAAAGCGTTCAGCAGGCTGGTCTAATCAAGTGGAGGCTTCAAAGAATGGAACAACGAATTCGGGCTCTAAGCTGGACAAGGGGTTTGTTGGACATAAAGCAGCGAAGATGATGAAAAGAGCAAAGAACCTGGAATCAAGGCAGCAAAAAGCGATTGAGGAAAAATCAAAACTGCTTAAAAATGTGGAAAAAACCGAATCATTAAAATTAGAACCATTTGAATTTCAGTCCAATGAATTGATTTCTTTGGCTGATGTGTCTGTTAAGTACGATGGCCAAATAGTAAATAAGCCCATTAGTTTTAAAGTTGAACAAGGTGACAGAATTGTACTTGATGGCAAGAATGGAAGCGGAAAAAGCAGTATTTTAAAACTAATTTTAGGAACTCTGATTCAGCATACGGGCTCAATAACTGCAGGTTCTGGCCTCACCATTTCCTATGTCCAGCAAGATACCTCTAATTTAAAGGGGCTGTTATCGGATTTTATTGAAGAGCACAAGATTGATGAGACTCTATTTAAATCCATTTTGCGAAAGATGGACTTTGACCGGATACAATTTGAGAAAGATATTTCGCATTATTCCGGCGGCCAAAAGAAAAAGCTGCTTATTGCTAAAAGTTTATGTGAAAAAGCTCATTTATATATTTGGGATGAACCGCTAAATTTTATTGATATATATTCGCGAATGCAGATTGAAGAGCTTATTCAAAGGTTTAATCCCACAATGGTTATTGTTGAGCATGATCAGGCATTTCAACAAACAGTTGCTACAAAAATAATATCTATGCAGTAA
- a CDS encoding GNAT family protein, giving the protein MKLVGQQIYLQLYKTSDASELANLHTRNREFFQRVSPLLPEAFYTEEHQKIRIEQALKKSDEGQLYAFGIFLKATDKLIGDISLTQIARGDLQSCYTGFTLDKEYNTKGYTTEALQLVVDFAFRELKLHRIEAGAMPDNIASIRVLEKVGFKKEGIAKENLKINGKWADHQILAIINSSDV; this is encoded by the coding sequence ATGAAGCTAGTAGGGCAACAAATTTATCTTCAACTTTACAAAACTTCTGACGCCAGCGAGTTAGCTAACTTACATACTAGAAATCGCGAATTTTTTCAACGAGTTAGCCCATTACTCCCAGAAGCCTTTTATACAGAAGAACATCAAAAAATACGCATTGAACAGGCATTAAAAAAGTCAGATGAAGGGCAATTATATGCTTTTGGAATCTTTTTAAAAGCAACTGATAAACTTATCGGAGACATTTCATTAACTCAAATTGCTAGAGGAGACCTCCAAAGCTGTTATACGGGATTTACTTTAGATAAGGAGTATAATACAAAGGGCTATACAACAGAAGCTCTTCAACTTGTTGTAGACTTTGCTTTTAGAGAATTAAAACTACATAGAATTGAAGCAGGAGCTATGCCTGACAATATAGCATCTATTCGTGTATTAGAAAAAGTAGGGTTTAAAAAAGAAGGTATAGCTAAAGAAAATCTAAAGATTAATGGCAAATGGGCAGATCATCAAATATTAGCTATCATCAACAGCTCGGATGTGTAA
- a CDS encoding NmrA family NAD(P)-binding protein produces MTILVAGATGTVGRHVVDHLIQKGEKVRALTRNPLKANLPAGVEVVSGDLSEPGTIGSALVDVSGMHLITTGAEYTPLQTGPEIIKLAEKTGVRRVTVLWNGEKGPFESAVEASSLEWTQLQAFEFMANARKWANSIRSEGLVRDLFGGSPIAPIHEADIGRVAAVALTEDGHAGKIYTLTGPESLSVKDKVGIISKVIGREIRFVESSEEEEREQMRKMGVEEDAIDYVINWHLNPPPSAHKVLSTVEEVTGHKPSTFEEWVKANTGYFLNSNS; encoded by the coding sequence ATGACCATATTAGTGGCAGGAGCAACGGGAACCGTAGGGCGGCATGTCGTAGATCACCTTATTCAAAAGGGGGAAAAAGTGAGGGCATTGACACGTAATCCACTAAAGGCCAATCTGCCTGCAGGTGTGGAGGTTGTTTCGGGGGACTTAAGTGAACCAGGTACGATCGGTTCTGCTTTGGTTGACGTAAGCGGTATGCATTTGATTACTACTGGCGCAGAATATACTCCGTTACAAACGGGACCAGAAATCATTAAGCTTGCTGAGAAAACTGGAGTGCGCAGGGTTACTGTTTTATGGAACGGTGAAAAGGGCCCATTTGAAAGTGCAGTTGAGGCAAGTTCCCTGGAGTGGACTCAACTTCAAGCCTTTGAATTTATGGCAAATGCACGAAAATGGGCAAACTCCATACGCTCAGAGGGGCTGGTTCGAGACCTGTTTGGGGGATCACCAATTGCTCCTATTCATGAAGCTGATATTGGAAGGGTCGCAGCAGTCGCACTGACTGAAGACGGCCATGCAGGTAAAATATATACCTTAACAGGGCCTGAGAGTTTGTCAGTTAAAGATAAAGTTGGGATTATTAGCAAGGTTATCGGACGGGAAATCCGATTTGTTGAGAGTTCCGAAGAAGAAGAACGTGAGCAGATGAGGAAGATGGGTGTTGAGGAAGATGCCATTGATTATGTGATTAACTGGCACCTTAACCCGCCTCCATCCGCTCATAAGGTATTGTCGACAGTTGAGGAAGTTACAGGACATAAGCCGTCTACTTTCGAAGAGTGGGTTAAGGCGAATACAGGATATTTTTTAAATTCAAACAGCTAA
- a CDS encoding VOC family protein, whose protein sequence is MGEKLLRVGTTYIPVANVDLSSDWYVNKLGAELSYKDHDKAILNFANQSIFLVKSNENQSSNFFDIYGNERFSLTFEVNGLNALEAIHKDFRQSDIRVGEIENRGHTGRNFVFYDLDGNKFDVWSELSPIFKEKYLISQ, encoded by the coding sequence ATGGGCGAGAAATTATTAAGGGTAGGCACAACATATATTCCAGTGGCAAATGTAGATCTTTCCTCTGATTGGTATGTAAATAAACTAGGAGCAGAGTTAAGCTACAAAGATCATGACAAAGCTATTTTAAACTTTGCCAATCAAAGTATTTTTCTTGTGAAATCTAATGAAAATCAAAGCTCCAATTTCTTTGATATTTACGGTAATGAACGTTTTTCGTTAACATTCGAAGTTAATGGATTAAATGCCTTAGAAGCAATACATAAAGACTTTAGGCAAAGTGACATTAGAGTCGGAGAGATTGAAAACAGAGGACACACGGGAAGAAATTTTGTTTTTTATGATTTAGATGGAAATAAATTTGATGTATGGAGTGAACTTAGTCCAATCTTCAAAGAAAAATATCTAATTTCCCAATAG
- a CDS encoding GNAT family N-acetyltransferase, whose protein sequence is MILKNELLIRLMNGDDFEVMVKWLNDQGVLEFYEEPPSNIDMVIRKYGPRVEGKHYVTPCIVEYKNEPAGYIQYYEIPRG, encoded by the coding sequence ATGATATTGAAGAATGAACTGCTTATTCGACTTATGAACGGTGATGATTTTGAAGTTATGGTTAAATGGCTAAATGACCAGGGCGTGTTAGAATTCTATGAAGAGCCACCTTCAAATATAGATATGGTGATAAGAAAATACGGGCCAAGAGTTGAAGGGAAACATTATGTTACTCCTTGTATTGTAGAATACAAAAACGAACCAGCAGGTTATATACAATACTATGAGATTCCAAGAGGGTGA
- a CDS encoding DUF402 domain-containing protein translates to MGNIVKIKALKFPNILHYEWEGELIQHTSDYLLVLCKPGRKLIHHTKNNIFTIDNTSLEYFPLKEWFTAAMEVEDGKVVSTYCNVAKPSLFINEEISFVDLDLDFIQEKNNHWTVVDEDEFELNSIKYGYSKEIKVEAVKALERLKEEVRLGISLSTIKLHLYLKNKFPKHRTLCFFIQWVATAALFLI, encoded by the coding sequence TTGGGTAATATTGTAAAAATTAAAGCTCTAAAATTCCCTAATATTCTCCACTATGAATGGGAAGGTGAATTGATTCAGCACACCTCTGATTATTTACTTGTCCTATGCAAACCAGGGCGCAAGTTAATTCACCATACCAAAAATAATATTTTTACTATTGATAATACCTCTTTAGAGTATTTTCCCTTGAAAGAATGGTTCACAGCTGCAATGGAAGTTGAAGATGGAAAAGTTGTTTCTACTTATTGCAATGTAGCAAAACCATCCTTATTTATTAACGAAGAAATAAGTTTTGTTGATTTAGATTTGGATTTTATTCAGGAGAAGAATAACCATTGGACAGTAGTTGATGAGGATGAATTTGAATTAAATAGTATTAAATATGGTTACTCCAAAGAAATAAAGGTCGAGGCAGTAAAAGCCCTAGAAAGGTTAAAGGAAGAGGTGAGACTGGGAATTTCCCTTTCAACAATCAAGTTGCATCTCTACTTAAAAAACAAATTTCCTAAACACAGAACTTTGTGCTTTTTTATACAATGGGTTGCTACGGCAGCTCTTTTTCTTATTTAG
- a CDS encoding DUF4097 family beta strand repeat-containing protein — protein MGKILKVGLLLFVIGLIGTVTLLFSGVGFADNKVIEKQTLISNGLKKVSIHSDLADVIILPANDDEVKMELTGSTTQKLKTTFQPSDDGETLNISVKQKDKFFFNINFDFMNSNDVNLNVYLPQKNYDSLEISTNLGDISTDYKLTAKNAIIKTEMGDVQLKGFEGEKIIGKTALGEIEIKELNAAFDIQSEKGDVNLQSVLSFSNENKIKTALGDVEVGITEDPEGLALDLSTELGDIESDIFITDAIKFSGDAISNKLKGQYGKNINDGPSLTIKAEMGDITLKK, from the coding sequence ATGGGTAAAATATTAAAAGTTGGTTTGTTATTGTTTGTAATCGGACTAATCGGGACCGTAACACTTCTATTCAGCGGCGTAGGCTTTGCTGATAATAAAGTAATTGAAAAACAAACGCTTATCAGCAACGGCCTTAAGAAGGTTTCTATTCATAGCGATCTGGCTGATGTGATTATACTCCCTGCAAATGATGATGAAGTGAAAATGGAGCTTACAGGGAGTACAACGCAGAAACTTAAAACAACATTTCAACCCTCAGATGACGGTGAAACATTAAATATCTCAGTAAAGCAAAAAGATAAGTTTTTCTTTAATATTAATTTTGACTTTATGAACAGTAATGATGTCAACCTAAACGTCTATCTTCCCCAAAAAAACTATGACTCGCTAGAAATTAGTACAAATTTAGGTGATATTTCAACAGATTATAAGCTTACAGCAAAAAATGCAATAATCAAGACAGAGATGGGAGATGTACAATTAAAAGGGTTTGAAGGGGAAAAAATCATTGGCAAAACAGCATTAGGCGAGATTGAAATAAAAGAATTAAATGCAGCTTTTGATATTCAATCAGAGAAAGGTGATGTAAATCTTCAATCTGTACTTTCATTTAGTAATGAGAACAAAATTAAAACGGCTTTGGGCGATGTTGAAGTCGGAATCACAGAAGACCCAGAAGGACTCGCTCTGGATTTATCGACTGAGTTGGGTGATATAGAATCAGATATTTTTATTACAGACGCTATTAAATTCTCAGGTGATGCCATCAGTAACAAATTAAAGGGTCAATATGGAAAGAATATAAATGACGGCCCAAGCTTGACAATTAAAGCAGAGATGGGCGATATTACCTTGAAAAAATAG
- a CDS encoding DUF1700 domain-containing protein, protein MRQTEFLQRLSKLLENVPKEEKQDMLYDYEEHFRLAMESGKSETEITAELGKPEIIAKECIANYHLERASENQSVSSLFRAIYAAIGLGFFNFVFLLGPFIAAVAVIFSFFVVSFAFLITPLAAIASIFTVGSIAEFFLNLFISIGLAGLGLIIGVGSLKLTRAFLALSTNYVRSNLNIIKGENKKSVLLEDTKRGIKNG, encoded by the coding sequence ATGAGGCAAACTGAATTTTTACAGAGACTCAGCAAATTGTTGGAGAATGTTCCGAAAGAGGAAAAACAAGATATGTTATATGATTATGAGGAGCATTTCCGATTAGCTATGGAAAGCGGGAAATCTGAAACTGAAATTACAGCTGAACTAGGGAAGCCTGAAATCATTGCAAAAGAATGCATTGCAAATTACCATTTGGAAAGAGCTTCAGAAAACCAATCCGTATCAAGCCTTTTTCGGGCTATATACGCAGCTATAGGATTAGGATTCTTTAACTTTGTATTTTTGCTTGGTCCGTTCATTGCAGCTGTAGCAGTTATTTTTTCTTTCTTTGTTGTTTCATTTGCGTTTTTAATTACACCTTTGGCAGCGATTGCTTCCATTTTTACGGTGGGCAGCATAGCAGAATTCTTTCTTAATCTTTTTATTTCAATTGGTCTCGCCGGCTTAGGCCTTATAATTGGAGTTGGTTCGTTGAAGCTAACAAGGGCGTTTTTGGCATTGTCTACAAATTATGTACGATCAAATCTAAACATAATTAAAGGCGAAAACAAGAAAAGTGTACTCTTGGAAGATACAAAACGGGGGATAAAAAATGGGTAA
- a CDS encoding PadR family transcriptional regulator has product MNVQYKKGVLTLCVMALSMNKDHYGYELVKNISEKFLIAEGTIYPLLRRLTKEGYFSTYLVESQEGPPRKYYKLTELGRNHVLELIDDWKNFSKSVDLIIGEGIKNEAN; this is encoded by the coding sequence GTGAATGTACAATATAAAAAAGGCGTTCTTACATTATGTGTAATGGCTTTATCGATGAATAAAGACCATTACGGGTATGAACTTGTGAAAAACATCTCAGAAAAATTCTTGATTGCTGAAGGAACGATTTACCCTTTGCTTAGAAGATTGACAAAGGAAGGTTATTTTTCGACCTATCTTGTTGAATCCCAAGAAGGGCCGCCAAGAAAATATTACAAGTTAACTGAATTAGGAAGAAATCATGTACTTGAATTAATTGACGATTGGAAGAATTTTTCTAAATCGGTCGATCTGATCATTGGGGAGGGGATAAAGAATGAGGCAAACTGA
- a CDS encoding amidase family protein — protein MVKRYNKFIVFFTALVMALGLYTAPAGAVSNLADPVAERVLSVEIEEATIFELQHAMQRGGLTSEELVQFYLNRIEEYDDSINSIITVDENVLEEAKQLDKEREAGKVRGPLHGIPVILKDNYDTYDMQTTAGSLSLEGSIPLKDAYQTKRLRDQGAIILGKANLHEFAFGFQTISSLGGQTYNPYDLTRYPGGSSGGTAAAVASNFATVGLGTDTGGSIRIPSSFNNLVGLRPTMGLASRDGIIPLALSQDVGGPMGRTVEDVAVVLDAIAGYDPADPVTEASIGKVPKTYTHYLKKNGLKKARIGVIRDLFGNDPKVNKVMDQVIADMEALGAEVFEVTVPSLSPILSYPSLSGYEFKFQLNDYLASLGPDAPVRTLSDIIESGKFHPSLESGLKSRNERESLENDEEYHDIITNRPKMARESLMVTFNEHDLDALLYPTSSALPAQVGKSQGAGNANRLSPYSGFPAISVPAGFSDNGLPVGLELLGKEFDEPTLIKLAYAYQEGTYHRKAPELK, from the coding sequence ATGGTAAAGAGGTATAACAAATTTATAGTTTTCTTCACTGCTCTAGTAATGGCTTTGGGGCTGTACACAGCTCCAGCAGGTGCTGTTTCTAATTTAGCGGACCCCGTCGCTGAAAGAGTTTTATCTGTTGAGATTGAGGAAGCGACGATATTTGAATTGCAGCATGCGATGCAGAGGGGGGGGTTAACCTCTGAGGAATTGGTTCAATTCTATCTCAATCGAATTGAGGAGTACGATGACAGCATTAACTCCATCATTACGGTTGACGAAAATGTATTAGAAGAAGCAAAACAACTAGATAAAGAGCGCGAAGCGGGAAAAGTTCGCGGTCCCTTGCATGGAATTCCGGTTATATTAAAAGACAACTATGATACATACGATATGCAAACTACTGCAGGATCCCTGTCACTTGAAGGTTCCATCCCTCTAAAGGATGCCTATCAAACAAAAAGATTAAGAGATCAAGGTGCAATCATCTTAGGGAAAGCGAACCTGCATGAATTTGCTTTCGGATTCCAAACAATTAGTTCCCTTGGTGGACAAACCTATAATCCATATGATTTAACAAGATACCCAGGTGGTTCAAGCGGTGGTACGGCAGCAGCGGTTGCTTCCAACTTTGCCACTGTCGGATTAGGGACAGACACTGGTGGGTCCATCCGAATACCTTCGTCCTTTAATAACCTGGTTGGACTTCGCCCTACTATGGGACTTGCCAGCCGCGATGGAATCATTCCACTTGCACTATCACAGGATGTCGGCGGACCGATGGGACGTACGGTTGAAGATGTGGCTGTCGTGCTCGATGCAATTGCTGGCTATGACCCAGCAGATCCAGTTACTGAAGCCAGTATCGGAAAAGTTCCAAAAACCTATACTCATTATCTTAAGAAAAATGGATTAAAGAAAGCTCGGATAGGCGTTATTCGCGACCTGTTTGGGAATGATCCTAAAGTCAATAAAGTGATGGATCAAGTGATTGCGGACATGGAAGCGCTTGGAGCAGAAGTGTTCGAGGTAACCGTTCCCAGTCTTAGTCCAATTCTTTCTTATCCAAGCTTAAGCGGATATGAATTTAAATTTCAGTTAAATGATTATTTGGCTAGCCTTGGGCCGGATGCACCTGTAAGAACGTTATCAGATATTATCGAAAGCGGGAAATTCCATCCAAGTTTGGAAAGTGGATTAAAATCCCGAAATGAAAGAGAATCATTAGAAAATGATGAGGAATACCATGACATTATTACCAATCGTCCTAAAATGGCAAGGGAAAGCTTAATGGTAACGTTTAATGAACATGACCTTGATGCACTACTCTATCCAACTTCGAGTGCTTTGCCCGCACAGGTGGGCAAAAGTCAAGGTGCAGGGAACGCTAATCGCTTAAGTCCTTATTCAGGATTCCCTGCAATCTCGGTTCCTGCTGGCTTCAGTGACAACGGCCTTCCAGTCGGGCTCGAGCTGCTAGGAAAAGAATTCGACGAGCCAACATTGATTAAACTAGCCTACGCTTATCAAGAAGGAACTTACCATCGTAAAGCGCCTGAACTAAAATAA
- a CDS encoding VOC family protein: MSKSFIEQVHYIRIPVKDLEQSAQWYRDVLGIQLLNITDDPFAIFKVNEGAFLLILVPTDDETFAHFTINNESAFSIGFTSPELSEFRQHLINNQVKVEDIQEDNGHSYFHFYDPNGNKLQVHW, from the coding sequence ATGAGTAAATCATTTATTGAGCAAGTACATTATATTAGAATTCCTGTAAAAGATTTAGAACAGTCTGCACAATGGTATAGAGATGTATTAGGGATTCAGTTATTAAACATTACTGACGATCCATTTGCGATTTTTAAAGTAAATGAGGGAGCTTTTTTACTTATCTTAGTTCCAACTGACGATGAAACATTTGCCCACTTTACAATTAATAATGAATCAGCTTTTAGTATTGGCTTTACAAGCCCAGAACTATCCGAATTTCGTCAACACCTAATTAATAATCAAGTTAAAGTCGAGGATATACAAGAAGATAACGGTCATTCGTATTTCCACTTTTATGATCCAAATGGTAATAAACTTCAAGTACACTGGTAG
- a CDS encoding VOC family protein has protein sequence MSKGLLHHIELYVSNLEKSVELWGWFLQELGYSSFQKWDGGQSWRLGETYIVFVQAEERFLDIQYHRCRVGLNHLAFFAESRVHVDEITKILVSKGIHILYKTKHPFAGGCNHYAVYFEDPDRIKVELVAP, from the coding sequence TTGTCAAAAGGATTGCTTCACCATATCGAACTGTACGTATCAAATTTGGAAAAGTCGGTGGAATTATGGGGATGGTTTCTTCAGGAATTAGGGTATAGTTCTTTTCAAAAATGGGATGGAGGGCAAAGCTGGAGACTAGGTGAAACTTATATTGTGTTTGTGCAGGCAGAGGAACGTTTCCTCGATATTCAATATCACAGATGCCGAGTAGGGCTGAATCATCTAGCATTTTTTGCTGAATCACGCGTTCACGTTGATGAAATAACGAAAATTTTGGTATCAAAAGGGATACATATCCTTTATAAAACCAAACATCCATTTGCTGGAGGATGTAATCATTACGCAGTATATTTTGAAGATCCTGACAGGATTAAAGTTGAATTGGTAGCCCCTTAA
- a CDS encoding HAMP domain-containing sensor histidine kinase: MDIKLKKYSHSVMTKIIVFIIAIVCFTGAIRAVVEVEVVNDGQFSSVLEDNYLESRAFVLENETLIGDLTRLLGEFKNEEHILSGKTISQDTWRSVEENLYSEFRNQSRSYNPELSEEKNFKKFKEEYAETLSQERDQLIREDLREFHLLLQNIEDSELMFYASDGTNVFKNSTKTEKEQFENAPSYMLFEEYNREFYPKETEENEHLHLITEQMDELNSGNTVVYIAFPDEFLDLKIEEWQENKAIAGKNVYQLFGCMAGFILSFFYLVLIAGRKSFKDQELHFHPADKLYNDINIVLCTMLIVFWVALVDDVFENTAKMITPITIPFASLGLMLILSLVKHFKNRTLIRHTLIFTLIHKLVKFIGDVYQSGSVGVKTVLLVIGYPVLIALTFFMFPVTIGLAAWFALKKIKTFNSIQSGVERIKEGNLHHRIEADGKGEFSRLAANINSITDGLKKAVDNELKSERLKTELITNVSHDIRNPLTSIITYVDLLKDEKDPSKAEDYIEVLDQKSKRLKILAEDLFEATKASSGNIPVHLEKIDVVSLITQGLGEVNDKIELLDLDIKLSYPREKVYITADGKLLWRSIENLLSNIFKYALKSSRVYISIEELGSEILLTFKNISATELNISADELMERFKRGDESRSSQGSGLGLSIAKSLIEIQKGKFNIQIDGDLFKAIIYLPKHNPDNE, translated from the coding sequence TTGGATATAAAGTTGAAAAAATATAGTCATTCTGTCATGACGAAAATAATTGTTTTCATCATAGCCATCGTATGCTTTACGGGGGCAATTCGAGCCGTTGTTGAGGTAGAGGTCGTCAATGATGGACAATTCAGCAGCGTATTAGAAGACAATTACTTAGAGAGCAGGGCATTTGTGCTGGAAAATGAGACTCTCATCGGTGATCTCACAAGACTATTAGGGGAATTTAAGAATGAGGAGCATATTTTAAGCGGCAAAACAATCAGCCAGGATACATGGAGAAGTGTTGAAGAGAACTTATACTCAGAATTTCGGAATCAATCCAGAAGCTATAATCCTGAATTAAGTGAAGAAAAAAATTTCAAAAAGTTTAAAGAAGAGTACGCAGAGACACTCTCTCAGGAAAGGGATCAGCTGATCAGGGAGGATTTAAGAGAATTTCATTTGCTTTTGCAGAATATTGAGGATTCAGAGCTGATGTTTTATGCCAGTGATGGTACAAATGTGTTTAAAAACAGTACAAAGACCGAAAAGGAACAGTTTGAAAACGCCCCTTCTTATATGCTGTTCGAGGAATATAATCGAGAGTTTTATCCAAAAGAAACGGAAGAAAATGAACATTTGCATTTGATAACAGAACAAATGGATGAACTGAATTCAGGGAACACGGTTGTGTATATTGCTTTTCCGGACGAATTTTTAGACCTTAAAATAGAAGAGTGGCAAGAAAACAAAGCCATTGCTGGGAAAAACGTATATCAATTATTTGGATGCATGGCCGGATTTATTCTTTCATTTTTTTACCTTGTGCTCATAGCGGGCAGAAAGTCATTTAAGGACCAAGAGCTGCATTTTCATCCAGCAGATAAATTATACAATGATATCAATATCGTACTATGTACTATGCTTATAGTATTTTGGGTTGCATTAGTGGATGATGTGTTTGAGAATACAGCAAAAATGATTACACCCATCACGATCCCTTTTGCCTCTCTGGGATTGATGCTGATTCTGTCACTCGTAAAGCATTTCAAAAATAGAACCCTTATCAGACATACATTAATTTTTACATTGATCCACAAGCTAGTTAAATTTATAGGGGATGTCTATCAAAGCGGAAGCGTTGGCGTAAAGACGGTACTGCTTGTCATTGGCTATCCGGTATTAATTGCTTTAACGTTCTTCATGTTTCCGGTGACGATTGGCTTGGCAGCCTGGTTTGCCTTAAAGAAAATCAAGACCTTTAACTCTATACAGAGCGGGGTGGAGAGAATTAAGGAAGGGAATCTTCATCACCGTATTGAAGCAGATGGAAAAGGAGAATTCAGCAGGCTTGCTGCCAACATCAACAGCATCACGGATGGATTAAAAAAAGCGGTGGATAACGAACTAAAAAGTGAGCGGTTGAAAACAGAGCTAATCACCAATGTATCGCATGATATTCGGAACCCCTTAACTTCCATTATTACTTATGTTGATTTATTGAAAGATGAAAAGGACCCATCGAAGGCAGAAGATTACATTGAAGTACTGGATCAAAAGTCAAAAAGGCTAAAAATACTGGCAGAAGATTTATTTGAAGCTACAAAGGCATCCAGCGGAAATATTCCAGTTCATCTTGAAAAAATAGATGTCGTGTCTTTAATCACCCAGGGGCTAGGGGAAGTGAATGACAAGATTGAATTACTGGATTTAGATATTAAGTTGAGTTATCCACGGGAGAAAGTTTATATTACAGCAGACGGGAAATTATTGTGGAGGTCCATCGAGAATTTATTATCCAATATATTTAAATATGCCCTCAAAAGCTCAAGGGTATATATATCTATTGAGGAATTGGGCAGTGAAATCCTCCTAACCTTCAAAAACATCTCAGCTACTGAGTTAAATATCTCAGCAGACGAATTAATGGAGCGTTTTAAAAGAGGCGATGAATCCAGATCCAGCCAAGGCAGCGGGTTAGGACTGTCCATTGCAAAAAGCCTGATTGAAATACAAAAAGGGAAATTCAACATCCAAATTGACGGAGATTTATTTAAGGCCATAATCTATCTTCCGAAACATAATCCTGATAATGAATGA